From one Malus sylvestris chromosome 1, drMalSylv7.2, whole genome shotgun sequence genomic stretch:
- the LOC126625722 gene encoding disease resistance protein RLM3-like, with the protein MANQLASSSSSLPPSWRYDVFLSFREEDTHTNFTEHLYKALDDKGINTFIDRQLTRGEEISPALLQAIEESRISLVIFSKNHASSRWCLDELVKILQCRESKQQIVLPVFYKVDPSHVRNQTSSFGDVFAELECKFKDSKEKVLMWKRALREIANLSGHPFRKESMFISSPYRVFI; encoded by the coding sequence ATGGCCAATCAACttgcctcttcttcttcttccttgcctccttcatggagatatgatgtgtttttgagttttagagaAGAGGATACACACACCAATTTTACCGAGCATTTATACAAAGCTTTAGACGATAAGGGAATAAACACCTTCATTGATCGCCAACTTACACGAGGAGAAGAAATATCACCAGCGCTCCTCCAAGCAATTGAAGAGTCAAGAATTTCTCTTGTCATATTCTCTAAAAACCATGCATCTTCAAGGTGGTGCTTGGACGAGCTCGTCAAGATCCTTCAATGTAGAGAATCAAAGCAACAAATAGTTTTGCCAGTTTTTTACAAGGTGGATCCGTCCCATGTACGAAATCAAACGAGTAGTTTTGGTGACGTATTTGCAGAACTTGAGTGCAAATTCAAGGACAGCAAGGAGAAGGTGCTCATGTGGAAGAGAGCTCTTAGAGAAATAGCAAATTTATCAGGACATCCTTTCCGAAAGGAGAGTATGTTCATTTCTTCCCCTTACCGTGTATTTATATAG